One Lactobacillus crispatus DNA segment encodes these proteins:
- the dusB gene encoding tRNA dihydrouridine synthase DusB, with protein sequence MNNSWKIRDITIPNRVVVAPMAGVSNSAFRVVCKEFGAGLVVCEMISDHGIIYGNKKTLSMMDVDPREHPMSIQIFGGSEETLLQAAQYIDQHTDADIIDINMGCPVPKVTKTDAGSKWLLDSNKIYQMVHAVVQNVKKPVSVKMRTGWDKKHIFAVENALAAQEAGASMIAMHGRTRKQMYQGEADWKVLHDVAQVLDVPFVANGDIRTPELAKKALDEIGCTAVMVGRAALGNPWILKDMVHYLETGEKLQPQTVREKVETAKHQLHALVKIHGEKRAVPEFRQQAAYYLKGIPRSARTRAKINEVWTRQEVYDLLDNFVDEYEKREEARAARRAVMNK encoded by the coding sequence GTGAATAACAGCTGGAAAATTCGCGATATCACCATTCCAAACCGAGTTGTTGTTGCGCCGATGGCGGGAGTTTCAAACTCTGCATTCCGCGTTGTCTGTAAGGAATTCGGAGCGGGGCTGGTTGTCTGCGAAATGATTTCTGATCATGGGATCATTTATGGAAATAAAAAGACATTAAGTATGATGGATGTTGATCCGCGTGAACACCCAATGAGCATTCAAATCTTTGGCGGAAGCGAGGAAACTTTGCTTCAAGCTGCTCAATATATTGATCAACATACCGATGCGGATATTATTGATATTAATATGGGTTGTCCTGTACCTAAAGTAACAAAGACTGATGCAGGTTCGAAGTGGCTACTTGATTCAAACAAGATTTATCAGATGGTTCACGCAGTAGTGCAGAACGTTAAAAAGCCGGTTTCTGTTAAAATGAGAACAGGCTGGGATAAAAAGCATATTTTTGCTGTAGAAAATGCTTTAGCTGCTCAAGAAGCAGGCGCAAGCATGATTGCGATGCATGGTAGAACACGTAAACAAATGTATCAAGGTGAAGCTGACTGGAAAGTATTACATGATGTTGCCCAGGTGCTAGATGTGCCTTTTGTGGCTAATGGTGATATTAGAACACCCGAATTAGCTAAAAAAGCATTGGATGAGATCGGTTGTACTGCAGTAATGGTCGGTCGTGCTGCCTTAGGTAATCCGTGGATTCTGAAGGATATGGTTCACTATCTTGAAACTGGTGAAAAATTACAACCGCAAACTGTTCGCGAGAAGGTTGAAACGGCCAAACACCAGTTACATGCACTCGTTAAGATTCACGGTGAAAAGCGTGCTGTACCAGAATTTCGACAACAAGCTGCATACTATTTAAAGGGAATTCCCCGTTCGGCCCGTACTCGTGCTAAAATAAATGAGGTCTGGACGCGTCAAGAAGTATATGACTTGCTCGATAATTTTGTTGATGAATATGAAAAAAGAGAAGAAGCTCGTGCTGCACGACGCGCGGTAATGAACAAATAA